Proteins from a genomic interval of Paenibacillus sp. FSL H8-0048:
- a CDS encoding phosphotransferase-like protein, whose translation MNKGQIVFLNGVTSSGKTSIVEAIQARSPEFFYVVANDLFEETIGERYLREDYWKYLSEAIIMMYHTAKLFSDHGKHVLIDGIIVERPGLAPHYEKVKEIFSGYPLSIIEVFCPLDICRQRNLAREHRGEDQSEEQHKLMAHGIEYSFKVNTHENTSEECADLIVGHVFGEHTAE comes from the coding sequence ATGAACAAAGGACAAATCGTATTTCTAAACGGAGTGACCAGCTCCGGCAAAACCTCAATCGTCGAAGCCATACAAGCGAGGTCGCCGGAATTCTTTTATGTGGTAGCCAATGATCTGTTCGAAGAAACCATCGGGGAACGTTACTTGCGTGAAGACTACTGGAAGTATCTTAGTGAAGCTATTATCATGATGTATCATACCGCCAAACTATTCTCGGATCATGGCAAGCATGTGCTGATAGACGGCATTATCGTGGAACGTCCCGGACTTGCGCCTCATTATGAGAAGGTAAAGGAGATTTTCAGCGGATACCCGCTATCCATTATTGAAGTATTCTGTCCTCTGGACATCTGCCGCCAGCGCAACCTGGCCCGGGAGCACAGAGGCGAAGACCAGTCTGAGGAGCAGCACAAGCTGATGGCCCATGGTATCGAGTATAGCTTTAAGGTGAACACGCATGAGAACACTTCTGAAGAATGTGCGGATCTGATTGTGGGGCATGTGTTTGGTGAGCACACCGCAGAATGA
- a CDS encoding LacI family DNA-binding transcriptional regulator: MATIKDIAREAGVSAATVSRVLNNDLSLAVSEETRSRVFAVAGQLGYKPSRVRQLKRENELGSKTVTLLLWCTAEEERDDPYYGSIRRGVELRCEELGIRLGQTLRGHSTPAPLRPAGDGLIVVGGSFQPGYLAKLHPYPGTTVLVDHYSERTEYDSVRTHFRQAVDQALGHLLELGHREIAFIGGGSEEERRRHHYTRIMQSQGCYDPALIRTGSWTSANGYRMMSELLAGVRRPTACFAASDPLAVGALRALHDHGIQVPAGMAVVGFDDIEMAAYVQPPLTTVRAYPEQMGKAAVQLLAERFEGREAPSHTMIGTKLIVRETSGATTD, translated from the coding sequence TTGGCAACGATTAAAGACATTGCCCGTGAGGCCGGCGTATCAGCCGCAACCGTATCCAGAGTGCTGAATAACGACCTGTCCCTGGCTGTCAGCGAGGAGACACGCAGCCGTGTATTCGCCGTGGCCGGGCAGCTTGGCTACAAGCCCTCACGGGTACGGCAGCTGAAGCGGGAGAATGAGCTGGGCAGCAAGACCGTCACGCTTCTGCTCTGGTGTACAGCCGAAGAGGAACGGGACGACCCTTATTACGGCTCCATCCGGCGCGGCGTGGAGCTGCGCTGTGAGGAGCTGGGCATCCGGCTGGGCCAGACGCTGCGCGGGCACAGCACGCCCGCCCCGCTCCGGCCCGCCGGTGACGGGCTTATTGTAGTCGGCGGAAGCTTCCAGCCGGGATACCTTGCGAAGCTGCACCCGTACCCAGGCACCACGGTGCTGGTCGATCATTACTCGGAGCGCACGGAATATGACTCCGTGCGGACGCATTTCCGGCAGGCTGTCGACCAGGCGCTGGGCCATCTGCTGGAGCTGGGCCACCGCGAGATCGCCTTCATCGGAGGCGGCAGCGAGGAGGAGCGCCGCAGGCATCATTACACCCGGATCATGCAGAGTCAAGGCTGTTATGATCCGGCGCTGATCCGCACGGGAAGCTGGACCAGTGCTAACGGCTACCGGATGATGAGCGAGCTGCTTGCAGGCGTAAGGCGGCCTACGGCCTGCTTCGCGGCCAGTGATCCGCTGGCGGTCGGCGCCCTGCGCGCCCTGCATGATCACGGGATACAGGTGCCTGCCGGGATGGCTGTCGTCGGCTTCGATGATATCGAGATGGCGGCCTATGTTCAGCCTCCGCTGACAACAGTCCGCGCCTATCCCGAGCAGATGGGCAAAGCGGCGGTTCAGCTGCTCGCCGAGCGGTTCGAAGGACGCGAAGCTCCTTCGCACACGATGATCGGCACGAAGCTGATTGTCCGCGAGACCAGCGGCGCGACAACGGATTAA
- a CDS encoding response regulator transcription factor translates to MIKLLIADDEALVCIGLQSMLKWEQYNIEIVGIAHNGAQEEEMIDTLRPDIVISDIKMPIKSGLEVAGSVRRKFGRLPLFIMLTSYEEFQYARGAIEVQATDYLVKLELTPEALAESIRRAISILEEYQTMESYPKLVHRGNLQAERDKFFIRLLSGLFENKNQYLLQKEDLEVDLSAPAYLVCTCRILGPDTVPPRGDKLVALCSSTVQMARDTLAVRSACYVTSLDLRNFALTLPVPGPDPQLWMPDIQKLLADMASVLHNYFNVTIIGAIGFAAEDPFLLQGSYLAARKALPAAVKERSFVFFTEGEAPLQEHLLFDFSESRQEIRRAFEEMDTRALHSIISRMIESFDGRPDLLVPATDAACNILYMATSLLADGDNMVEQIFEQEPEGYRAIYQMHTIEEIISWLVQFRDGCVRMLSTRRQSYKEQVVKNVQEYIKRNLGTKLSLHQVADVFNFSPNYLSHLFSKVAGVNYVEYITETKITAAKEMMIRGEGRIYEISQKLGYESAFYFSKVFKKVTGLSPRDYMQQIEGDAGGE, encoded by the coding sequence ATCGGACTCCAGTCCATGCTGAAATGGGAGCAATATAACATTGAGATTGTCGGCATCGCCCACAACGGTGCGCAGGAGGAAGAGATGATCGACACCCTCCGCCCGGACATCGTAATCAGCGATATCAAAATGCCGATCAAAAGCGGCCTTGAGGTCGCCGGCTCGGTCCGCCGCAAGTTCGGGCGGCTTCCGCTGTTCATCATGCTGACCAGCTACGAGGAATTCCAGTATGCGCGCGGAGCGATTGAGGTCCAGGCCACCGATTACCTGGTGAAGCTGGAGCTGACCCCGGAGGCACTGGCCGAATCGATCCGCCGGGCCATTAGTATTCTGGAGGAGTACCAGACCATGGAGAGCTATCCGAAGCTGGTCCACCGCGGCAATCTCCAGGCCGAGCGGGATAAATTCTTCATCCGGCTGTTAAGCGGTCTGTTCGAGAACAAGAACCAGTACCTGCTGCAAAAGGAGGATCTGGAGGTGGACCTCTCCGCGCCGGCCTATCTGGTCTGTACCTGCCGCATTCTCGGGCCGGACACTGTCCCGCCGCGCGGGGATAAGCTGGTCGCCTTATGCTCCAGCACGGTGCAGATGGCCAGGGATACGCTTGCCGTGAGAAGTGCCTGCTATGTCACCAGTCTGGATCTGCGCAATTTTGCGCTGACCCTGCCTGTGCCGGGCCCGGACCCGCAGCTCTGGATGCCTGACATCCAGAAGCTGCTGGCGGATATGGCTTCGGTGTTGCATAATTATTTCAATGTGACCATTATCGGGGCGATTGGCTTCGCGGCGGAAGATCCGTTTTTGCTGCAGGGAAGCTATCTCGCCGCCCGGAAGGCACTGCCCGCCGCAGTGAAGGAGCGCTCCTTCGTCTTCTTCACGGAAGGCGAAGCCCCGCTGCAGGAGCACCTGCTGTTTGATTTCTCGGAATCACGGCAGGAAATCCGCAGAGCTTTTGAAGAAATGGATACCCGCGCCCTGCACAGCATTATCTCCCGGATGATCGAGAGCTTCGACGGACGGCCTGACCTGCTCGTTCCCGCCACTGATGCCGCCTGCAACATTCTGTATATGGCGACCTCCCTGCTCGCGGACGGAGACAACATGGTGGAGCAGATCTTCGAGCAGGAGCCGGAGGGCTACCGGGCGATCTACCAGATGCATACGATTGAGGAGATTATCAGCTGGCTCGTCCAGTTCCGGGACGGCTGCGTCCGGATGCTCTCCACCCGCAGACAGAGCTATAAAGAGCAGGTGGTGAAGAATGTCCAGGAGTATATCAAAAGAAATCTCGGCACCAAGCTCTCGCTCCATCAGGTAGCGGATGTGTTCAACTTCAGCCCCAACTACCTGAGCCACCTGTTCTCCAAGGTCGCCGGGGTGAACTATGTTGAGTATATCACAGAGACCAAAATCACCGCCGCCAAGGAAATGATGATCCGCGGCGAAGGCCGGATCTACGAAATCTCCCAGAAGCTCGGCTATGAGAGCGCCTTCTATTTCAGCAAGGTGTTCAAGAAGGTCACCGGGCTCTCTCCCCGGGATTATATGCAGCAGATTGAGGGGGATGCGGGAGGGGAGTAA